One window of the Niallia circulans genome contains the following:
- a CDS encoding winged helix-turn-helix transcriptional regulator codes for MRNRKKGYGCPEGCPVEGTLDVIGGKWKGVILFYLLDGKKRFNEFSRLMPGITKRMLSLQLRELEEDGIVHREVYPEIPPKVEYSLTEFGRTLEPIISLMNEWGENYKEFLKENKRELK; via the coding sequence ATGAGAAATCGAAAGAAAGGGTATGGATGCCCCGAAGGATGTCCGGTTGAGGGAACGCTTGATGTGATTGGGGGTAAATGGAAAGGCGTTATTTTGTTTTATTTATTAGATGGAAAGAAAAGATTTAATGAATTCAGTAGATTAATGCCTGGTATTACCAAACGAATGTTATCTCTCCAATTAAGAGAACTGGAAGAAGACGGAATTGTTCATCGAGAAGTATATCCCGAAATCCCCCCTAAAGTGGAATACTCATTAACGGAATTTGGAAGAACGCTCGAACCAATTATTTCTCTAATGAATGAATGGGGAGAAAATTACAAAGAGTTTTTAAAAGAAAATAAGCGGGAATTAAAATAG
- a CDS encoding zinc-binding alcohol dehydrogenase family protein, translating into MKAVGLYKYLPIEEEESLIDVQVEKPTPTKRDILVKIKAVSVNPVDVKVRAPKDKEESEPRILGWDASGVVEEVGPDCRMFKPGDEVFYSGDLTRPGTYSEYHLVDERIVGLKPKSLNFAQSAALPLTSITAWESLFDRLMIDVNNYEENQTKSILIIGGAGGVGSIAIQLAKMAGLQVIATASREESKQWVNKLGADYIINHHENFRTQLQDHDIKGVEYILCLNETEQHWKNMADIIFPQGRICSIVEMANPIDLTALKNKSVTFVWEFMFTRSMYETPDMIKQHELLSKLSKLIDGGKVTTTLTETLRPINAETLRKAHKIVETGSMIGKIVVENE; encoded by the coding sequence ATGAAAGCAGTTGGATTGTATAAATATTTACCGATAGAAGAGGAAGAAAGTTTGATAGATGTCCAAGTGGAAAAACCAACACCAACCAAAAGAGATATACTTGTTAAAATAAAAGCTGTTTCGGTTAATCCGGTTGATGTAAAGGTACGTGCTCCTAAAGATAAAGAAGAATCAGAACCAAGAATTTTAGGCTGGGATGCAAGTGGAGTGGTGGAAGAAGTTGGACCAGATTGTAGAATGTTTAAACCTGGAGACGAAGTGTTTTATTCTGGTGACCTAACTCGACCAGGGACGTATAGTGAATACCATTTAGTTGATGAAAGAATTGTCGGATTAAAGCCAAAGTCTTTAAATTTTGCACAATCAGCAGCTTTACCACTGACATCGATAACAGCATGGGAAAGTTTATTTGATCGATTAATGATAGATGTAAATAACTACGAAGAAAATCAAACTAAGAGCATTCTTATTATTGGTGGGGCTGGAGGAGTGGGCTCCATAGCGATTCAATTAGCTAAAATGGCAGGTTTACAAGTGATTGCCACAGCATCCAGAGAAGAGAGTAAGCAATGGGTGAATAAATTAGGTGCTGATTATATCATTAACCATCACGAAAACTTTCGAACTCAACTACAAGATCATGATATAAAGGGCGTTGAGTACATTTTATGTTTGAACGAAACAGAGCAGCATTGGAAAAATATGGCCGATATTATTTTCCCTCAAGGAAGGATTTGCTCGATTGTAGAAATGGCTAATCCTATCGACCTTACTGCTTTAAAAAATAAAAGTGTCACGTTTGTTTGGGAATTTATGTTTACAAGATCTATGTATGAAACTCCAGACATGATTAAACAACATGAACTTTTATCCAAACTAAGTAAACTAATAGACGGCGGGAAAGTAACAACAACCCTTACAGAAACTCTTAGACCAATTAATGCCGAAACGTTACGTAAAGCACATAAAATTGTAGAAACGGGAAGTATGATTGGTAAAATAGTAGTTGAGAATGAATAA
- a CDS encoding SDR family NAD(P)-dependent oxidoreductase: METGKVVVITGANNGIGLELTKKILAEGSQVIALIRSSFLKDDIFIQSKITTGQLRIYKADLSDFNSLKKALEEINAAEKKIDFLFNNAGGTFPSLLFSKQNRELHYELQTVVPYIIFKELSPLFEKGEDKTIVNTSSAVILHMKQFDPDTLENPSSFKRLFGPYATAKLALSLWTKEIAKKESANGFRFLSVDPGSNNTLRKEKKSGIPFYIKPLMKFFSSPPTKGATLLYDAAMDKTRAVSGDFIVKGKSTKVNFAEYSSLVLEGVDRIYVREFLNSEE, encoded by the coding sequence TTGGAAACAGGAAAGGTAGTAGTCATTACTGGAGCAAATAATGGGATTGGTCTAGAATTAACAAAAAAAATCCTAGCAGAAGGGAGTCAAGTCATTGCATTAATACGTTCTTCTTTTTTGAAGGATGACATCTTTATTCAATCAAAAATTACAACAGGACAGTTACGAATTTATAAAGCCGATTTATCTGATTTTAACAGTCTAAAAAAAGCGCTGGAAGAAATAAACGCAGCGGAGAAGAAAATAGATTTCCTTTTCAATAATGCCGGCGGCACCTTTCCTTCGCTGTTATTTTCTAAGCAAAATCGCGAACTACATTATGAACTTCAGACAGTAGTGCCTTATATTATTTTTAAGGAACTGTCCCCTTTATTTGAAAAGGGAGAGGATAAGACAATTGTGAATACCTCTTCAGCTGTCATCCTTCATATGAAACAGTTTGATCCAGACACATTGGAAAATCCATCTTCCTTTAAAAGATTATTTGGTCCCTATGCGACAGCAAAGCTAGCTCTATCTTTATGGACAAAAGAAATAGCAAAAAAAGAGAGTGCCAATGGATTCCGGTTTCTAAGTGTAGACCCCGGGAGTAACAATACGTTACGGAAAGAAAAAAAATCAGGTATTCCCTTTTATATAAAACCATTGATGAAGTTTTTCTCTTCTCCACCCACGAAAGGGGCTACTTTACTCTACGATGCCGCAATGGATAAGACTAGAGCAGTTTCTGGGGACTTTATTGTAAAGGGGAAAAGCACAAAGGTTAATTTTGCTGAATATAGTTCCCTTGTTTTAGAGGGAGTAGACAGAATTTATGTAAGGGAATTTTTGAATAGTGAGGAGTAG
- a CDS encoding TetR/AcrR family transcriptional regulator — MDKRVERTQKLLLQSLMMFNLKNKNFYEISIRDLCEQAGIARQTFYRNYLVKEDIIIRQISNVMSDFKSVLKQQSFNASGFIQLLIQFWKQNQETFVLIEWAGISNEFIRQLANFNKLVMEQHKAFGKNSEYIANYYAGATYMFLKTFMEKNDFSQEAYAKGAAVYNQLTNQCKGLFEPLN, encoded by the coding sequence ATGGATAAACGGGTTGAAAGAACACAAAAATTATTGCTGCAAAGTTTAATGATGTTTAATCTTAAGAATAAAAACTTTTATGAGATTTCCATCCGAGATTTATGCGAGCAAGCTGGAATTGCAAGGCAAACTTTTTATAGAAATTATTTAGTGAAAGAAGACATCATTATAAGACAGATATCCAACGTAATGAGTGATTTTAAGTCGGTTTTAAAGCAGCAATCTTTTAACGCTTCAGGCTTTATTCAACTACTAATTCAATTTTGGAAACAAAATCAAGAGACATTTGTATTAATTGAATGGGCTGGAATTAGTAATGAATTTATTCGTCAGTTAGCCAATTTTAATAAGCTTGTAATGGAGCAACATAAAGCATTCGGTAAGAATAGTGAATATATTGCAAACTATTATGCAGGCGCTACTTACATGTTTTTAAAGACATTTATGGAAAAGAACGATTTTAGCCAAGAGGCTTATGCCAAAGGAGCTGCGGTTTATAATCAGTTGACCAACCAATGCAAAGGTTTGTTTGAACCACTTAATTAG
- a CDS encoding helix-turn-helix domain-containing protein, producing the protein MNRETDDSKQVVIQVGTVLKKLRKERRLSLENLSEISGVSKLTLGNIERGETNPTIGVLWKISQSLSIPLMALFSSGNSVNVSRAGSGVRIFGDDGNWAVEPIFQNQKDEMEMCRAYLQPHSSYYPEKHHPNTTEIATVMSGTITINVNNESYILNEYDSISFDANGNHSYINQTDNVAVLYILLRYGR; encoded by the coding sequence ATGAATAGAGAGACAGATGATTCAAAACAGGTAGTTATTCAAGTTGGAACCGTGCTTAAAAAATTGCGAAAAGAGAGGCGGTTGAGTCTTGAAAATTTATCTGAGATATCAGGTGTAAGTAAGCTGACGCTGGGAAATATTGAGCGGGGAGAAACTAATCCAACAATTGGGGTATTGTGGAAGATTTCGCAAAGTTTATCGATCCCTCTGATGGCGTTATTTTCCTCAGGAAACAGTGTAAATGTATCGCGAGCTGGTAGCGGGGTAAGAATTTTCGGAGATGATGGCAATTGGGCTGTAGAGCCGATTTTTCAAAATCAAAAGGATGAGATGGAAATGTGTCGAGCATATTTACAACCGCACAGTTCTTATTATCCAGAAAAGCATCACCCCAATACGACGGAAATAGCAACGGTGATGTCGGGAACCATCACCATTAATGTCAATAATGAGTCATATATCTTAAATGAATATGATTCGATTAGTTTTGATGCAAATGGAAACCATTCCTATATAAATCAAACCGATAACGTTGCTGTACTCTACATCTTATTGAGATACGGGAGATAG
- a CDS encoding CynX/NimT family MFS transporter, translating to MTNQHIQSNRAVHKSAVWMIVIGIIFIAANLRAPLTSVGPIVGFIRDDLHISNTLAGMITTLPLLSFAFFSQLVPKLARKFGVEMMILMSIIFLTLGIILRSLSGVAALYIGTAVLGLAISISNVLLPSLIKQEFPTRIGLMTGVYSISMNLLAAIASGISVPIAIGLGIGWKGGLGIWAILSFLSILFWLPQVKHLNKETPAVRNKVVDTQVNLWRSPLAWQVTLFMGLQSMVFYILIAWLPEILQQQGISSDQSGWLLSVMQLALLPFTFIVPIIAGRMKSQRSLVTIMSVLLLAGTLGLIYGSAKLIVCWIIMIGIGGGCAFSLSMMFFGLRTENGRQAAELSGMAQSVGYLLAAIGPTLFGYLHDVTNSWTVPLFILAAASLLLFVFGLGAARDRYVSTSK from the coding sequence ATGACTAATCAACATATACAATCAAATCGAGCTGTTCATAAATCAGCCGTTTGGATGATTGTTATAGGAATAATCTTTATTGCTGCTAATTTAAGAGCTCCATTAACATCAGTGGGTCCAATAGTAGGATTTATTAGGGATGATCTTCATATTTCTAATACATTAGCAGGGATGATTACCACATTGCCATTATTATCTTTTGCGTTTTTTTCTCAGCTTGTACCTAAATTGGCTCGTAAATTTGGTGTGGAAATGATGATTCTGATGTCTATTATCTTTCTTACACTAGGCATTATTTTACGTTCATTATCTGGGGTGGCTGCTTTATATATTGGTACTGCTGTGCTAGGATTGGCGATTTCAATTTCTAATGTGCTATTACCAAGTCTGATTAAACAAGAGTTTCCAACTCGAATTGGATTAATGACAGGTGTATATTCTATTTCGATGAATTTATTGGCTGCTATTGCTTCGGGAATAAGCGTTCCAATTGCCATTGGACTTGGAATTGGCTGGAAGGGTGGATTGGGAATTTGGGCGATACTTAGCTTCCTATCCATTTTATTCTGGCTGCCTCAAGTAAAGCATCTCAACAAGGAAACACCAGCTGTTCGAAATAAAGTAGTAGATACTCAGGTGAACTTGTGGCGCTCTCCATTAGCTTGGCAGGTGACCTTATTTATGGGGTTACAATCGATGGTCTTTTACATTCTTATTGCATGGCTGCCTGAGATTTTACAACAACAAGGAATAAGTTCAGACCAATCTGGCTGGCTGCTTTCTGTGATGCAATTAGCATTACTTCCGTTTACCTTTATTGTGCCTATTATTGCAGGGCGTATGAAAAGTCAGCGTTCTTTAGTCACTATCATGAGCGTTTTGCTTTTAGCGGGGACACTTGGACTAATTTATGGAAGTGCAAAGTTAATTGTATGCTGGATTATCATGATAGGCATTGGGGGAGGTTGTGCCTTCAGTTTATCGATGATGTTTTTTGGCTTGCGAACGGAGAATGGCAGACAGGCTGCAGAACTATCTGGCATGGCTCAATCAGTTGGTTATTTACTCGCGGCTATTGGTCCTACGCTTTTCGGGTATTTACATGATGTAACGAATAGCTGGACTGTTCCGTTGTTCATTTTAGCTGCTGCTTCATTACTGCTCTTTGTATTTGGATTAGGAGCAGCTAGAGATAGGTATGTAAGCACAAGTAAATAG
- a CDS encoding DUF3243 domain-containing protein, with protein MNRKTIQEKLENFDEFKSYLSSKIEVGKNLGMDEEQLAKSAEKVAGYLANNAEPQNREEALLQELWKVGNEEERHKLAHMLVKLAN; from the coding sequence ATGAATAGAAAAACAATCCAAGAGAAGCTAGAGAATTTTGATGAGTTTAAATCTTATTTAAGCAGTAAAATAGAAGTAGGCAAAAATCTTGGCATGGATGAAGAACAATTAGCGAAAAGCGCGGAGAAAGTCGCTGGCTATCTTGCTAACAATGCAGAACCACAAAATCGAGAGGAGGCACTTCTTCAGGAACTGTGGAAAGTGGGAAATGAAGAGGAACGACATAAATTAGCACATATGCTTGTGAAATTGGCAAATTAA
- a CDS encoding iron-siderophore ABC transporter substrate-binding protein, whose product MFKKRRKPSIPIFLFSIVAILLLAGCSSQSSSKADKEKSADSNTDSSYPITIKHALGETVIKEKPERVATIAWSNQDVALALGVVPVGFSAANYGVQDDSGMLPWTAKKLEELGEKNPNIYQDTDGIDFEAISDSNPDVILAAYSGLTQEEYDTLSEIAPVVAYQKNPWVASWREQVTYNSMGMGMEEEGKQLIADTEKFIADKASEFPELKGKKAAFVSVNGADLSKFYIYSPTDPRGEFLTELGMEYPESITSQIKDPTSFYLEVSAENADILNDVDIFVSYGNDKTLAALQKDPIYGKIPAVQRGSVVIIEDNTPLAAAGTPSTLSIEYTLDEYLKLLSEAVSKVK is encoded by the coding sequence ATGTTTAAAAAACGAAGAAAGCCATCTATTCCTATTTTTTTGTTCTCTATTGTAGCCATTCTTTTACTAGCGGGTTGTTCAAGTCAGTCATCTTCGAAGGCTGATAAAGAAAAATCGGCTGATTCCAATACAGATTCATCGTATCCAATAACGATTAAGCATGCGCTTGGAGAGACTGTAATTAAGGAAAAACCTGAACGTGTTGCGACGATTGCCTGGTCTAACCAAGATGTAGCACTTGCGCTTGGCGTTGTACCTGTTGGTTTCTCAGCAGCAAATTATGGTGTTCAAGATGATAGCGGAATGTTACCTTGGACTGCAAAAAAACTTGAAGAGCTAGGTGAAAAAAATCCGAATATTTATCAAGATACAGATGGCATAGACTTTGAGGCGATTTCTGATTCTAATCCAGATGTCATTCTTGCAGCGTACTCAGGACTTACACAGGAAGAGTATGATACTTTAAGTGAAATTGCTCCTGTTGTTGCATATCAAAAAAACCCTTGGGTTGCTTCTTGGCGTGAACAAGTAACGTATAATTCAATGGGGATGGGTATGGAAGAAGAAGGGAAGCAGCTTATTGCAGATACAGAAAAATTCATTGCAGATAAAGCAAGTGAGTTTCCTGAATTGAAAGGGAAAAAAGCGGCATTTGTAAGTGTTAATGGTGCTGACTTATCCAAGTTTTATATCTATTCACCAACAGATCCACGGGGTGAATTCCTTACAGAGTTAGGGATGGAATACCCGGAAAGTATTACCAGTCAAATTAAGGATCCAACTAGTTTCTATTTGGAAGTAAGTGCTGAAAATGCAGACATATTAAATGATGTAGATATTTTTGTATCGTATGGAAATGATAAAACACTTGCCGCTTTACAAAAAGATCCGATTTATGGAAAGATTCCAGCTGTACAGCGAGGGTCTGTTGTCATTATCGAGGATAATACGCCACTTGCAGCAGCCGGAACACCAAGTACACTTTCGATTGAATATACGCTCGACGAGTACCTAAAATTACTCTCAGAAGCTGTAAGTAAAGTGAAGTAA
- a CDS encoding FecCD family ABC transporter permease, with the protein MEQTSVLKNKQLLIPRKFISVLVISIILVGISILASLAFGSRTVGWNEILDGLFHPEVQSHGANVVRQRIARTVFSLLCGAALGVSGALMQSVTRNPIADPSILGVNTGAALFVVCGISFFHIGTAGQYIWFALVGAILTAIFVFGIGSMGSGGATPLKLVLAGAATSAALSSLVMAIMIPRSNVMDQFRFWQVGSVGAGNWDSISIFIPFLLIGILIALFSAPGLNALALGDEAAKGLGVRTGTLRLVAAFGGVLLCGAATALAGPIGFIGLLATHVIRLIIGPDLRYIIPMSALAGAIILTISDVCGRIIGSPGELEVGVVTAFIGAPILILITMKAKMRTL; encoded by the coding sequence ATGGAACAGACATCCGTTTTAAAAAATAAGCAGTTATTAATACCGAGAAAATTTATTAGCGTATTAGTAATTTCTATTATCTTAGTCGGTATAAGTATATTGGCGTCTCTTGCTTTTGGATCTCGCACTGTTGGCTGGAATGAAATACTGGATGGATTATTCCATCCGGAAGTACAGTCTCACGGAGCAAATGTTGTCCGCCAAAGAATTGCTAGAACTGTATTTAGTTTGTTGTGTGGTGCTGCATTGGGAGTTTCTGGTGCTCTTATGCAATCCGTCACTCGTAATCCGATTGCAGATCCTAGTATATTAGGAGTAAACACAGGTGCAGCTCTATTTGTTGTTTGTGGGATATCCTTTTTCCATATTGGCACTGCTGGTCAATACATTTGGTTTGCATTAGTAGGAGCAATCTTAACTGCCATTTTTGTATTCGGAATTGGTTCGATGGGGAGTGGCGGTGCCACCCCCCTTAAACTCGTTTTAGCGGGAGCAGCGACAAGTGCAGCTTTATCCTCTCTTGTAATGGCTATTATGATTCCGCGTTCCAATGTTATGGATCAATTTAGATTTTGGCAGGTGGGAAGTGTTGGTGCTGGAAATTGGGATTCTATCTCTATTTTCATTCCTTTTCTCCTTATAGGCATTCTAATCGCCTTGTTCTCTGCCCCGGGCTTAAATGCTTTGGCCTTAGGGGATGAAGCAGCAAAGGGATTGGGTGTGCGGACCGGCACACTTAGACTTGTTGCGGCATTTGGAGGGGTCTTATTGTGTGGGGCAGCAACAGCTCTAGCGGGCCCAATTGGTTTTATAGGTTTACTTGCAACCCATGTGATCCGTCTTATTATTGGTCCTGATTTGCGCTACATTATTCCAATGTCCGCTCTAGCAGGAGCGATTATACTAACGATTTCAGATGTGTGCGGCCGGATTATTGGCAGTCCCGGTGAACTGGAAGTGGGCGTAGTTACAGCCTTTATCGGGGCACCAATTTTAATCTTAATAACTATGAAAGCGAAAATGCGTACGTTATGA
- a CDS encoding FecCD family ABC transporter permease has product MMNESMNLIMVGRTRRRRRFIIVICLLAIIAFALCCMMLMLGNTIYPVGDVISVLLGEQVKGASFAVGTIRFPRMVAGVFAGFAFGISGHVFQTMLRNPLANPNVIGITAGSSAAAVFCIIVLHASSTFVSIASIIGGLATVLVIFLLSKGTSFSIGRLILIGIGIQAMLNAVISYLLLIGQHHDVPTAMRWLSGSLNGVKMENIYPLMITVLLLAPIIILLGKRLDMLELGEQTAASLGINTDRTRVVLVISSVLIIALATATTGPIAFVAFLSGPIAKRLVGIGFSSVIPAGLVGIILVLASDLIGQFAFVARYPVGVITGILGAPYLIMLLIRMNRKEEL; this is encoded by the coding sequence ATGATGAATGAATCAATGAATCTTATTATGGTAGGTAGAACAAGAAGACGTCGTCGTTTTATTATTGTGATTTGTTTGTTAGCAATCATTGCTTTTGCTTTATGCTGCATGATGCTTATGCTGGGAAATACGATTTATCCAGTTGGGGATGTAATTAGTGTTTTACTAGGCGAGCAAGTGAAAGGAGCCTCTTTTGCGGTCGGAACAATCCGTTTTCCAAGGATGGTGGCTGGTGTTTTTGCTGGTTTTGCTTTTGGTATTTCGGGACATGTGTTTCAAACAATGCTTCGTAATCCTCTAGCAAATCCAAATGTTATTGGAATAACAGCTGGCTCAAGTGCCGCTGCGGTATTTTGTATCATCGTTCTTCATGCAAGCAGTACTTTTGTCTCCATTGCTTCTATTATTGGTGGATTAGCTACAGTCCTGGTTATTTTTCTATTGTCGAAAGGAACTTCTTTTTCTATTGGCAGGTTAATATTGATAGGTATTGGCATACAGGCAATGCTAAATGCCGTAATATCCTATTTATTGCTAATTGGACAGCATCATGATGTTCCGACAGCAATGAGATGGTTAAGTGGTAGTTTAAATGGGGTGAAGATGGAAAATATTTACCCGCTTATGATTACTGTTCTTCTTTTGGCACCTATCATTATCTTACTTGGAAAGCGACTCGATATGTTAGAGCTTGGCGAACAAACTGCCGCATCACTAGGCATCAACACAGATAGAACAAGAGTTGTACTGGTTATTAGTTCGGTTCTAATCATTGCGTTAGCTACTGCTACCACTGGACCGATTGCATTTGTTGCATTCCTTTCGGGCCCTATCGCTAAACGATTAGTTGGAATAGGATTTTCTAGTGTTATTCCAGCAGGTCTGGTGGGAATCATTTTGGTTTTAGCATCTGACCTTATTGGACAGTTTGCATTTGTCGCTAGATACCCAGTAGGTGTGATCACTGGTATTCTAGGTGCACCATACTTAATCATGCTATTAATTCGAATGAATCGAAAGGAAGAATTGTAA
- a CDS encoding ABC transporter ATP-binding protein has protein sequence MDKIHEFRAEMLTAGYEGKTILQDIELEIPSNKISVIIGANGCGKSTLLKTLSNLIKSSSGSIALDGKAISKFPPKQLARILGILPQSPIVPEGITVADLVGRGRFPHQNFFSGWSKKDYEAVAEAMEIMKITEFANRNIDELSGGQRQRVWIAMALAQQTDILFLDEPTTFLDITYQVEILDLLTDLNRKYGTTIVMVLHDINLSARYADYIFALEKGKLVGEGKPADIITSKLVKDIFGLNCTVINDPVSGTPLVVPKGRYHVNA, from the coding sequence ATGGATAAGATACATGAGTTTCGAGCGGAAATGTTAACAGCAGGCTATGAAGGCAAAACGATATTGCAAGATATTGAGCTTGAAATTCCGAGTAATAAAATTAGTGTGATTATCGGTGCAAATGGCTGCGGAAAATCAACGCTTTTAAAAACACTATCCAATCTTATTAAGTCTTCCTCTGGCAGTATTGCACTCGACGGAAAGGCAATTAGTAAATTTCCGCCAAAACAATTAGCACGCATTCTCGGTATTTTACCACAATCTCCTATTGTACCAGAAGGAATAACAGTAGCAGATCTAGTTGGGCGAGGGAGATTTCCTCATCAAAATTTCTTTAGTGGCTGGTCTAAGAAGGATTATGAAGCAGTTGCAGAAGCAATGGAAATTATGAAGATTACAGAATTTGCTAATCGAAATATTGATGAGCTCTCAGGTGGTCAGAGACAACGTGTCTGGATTGCAATGGCACTTGCTCAGCAAACAGATATTTTATTTCTTGATGAGCCAACCACTTTCTTAGATATCACCTATCAAGTGGAAATATTAGATTTACTGACAGATCTTAATCGAAAATACGGTACAACGATCGTAATGGTCCTGCATGATATTAATCTTTCGGCACGATATGCAGACTATATTTTTGCACTGGAAAAAGGCAAGCTTGTAGGAGAAGGGAAGCCAGCTGATATCATTACAAGTAAGTTGGTTAAAGATATCTTTGGACTTAATTGTACGGTGATTAATGATCCGGTCTCAGGAACTCCTTTAGTTGTGCCGAAGGGCCGATATCATGTTAATGCATAG
- a CDS encoding TrkH family potassium uptake protein, translating into MRFPKKKDIIALNPPQILIFVFLAFTLLGTMLLKMPLATTGTITWTDALFTSTSAMTVTGLAVIDTGGSFTLFGEIVILCLIQVGGLGIMTFAVLIFMTLGRKIGFKERLLIQQALGQTSIGGIIKLAKQLFLFSITLETIAAVLLAIRWIPEMGWQKGVYAAIFHSISSFNNAGFSIWPDNLSRYVADPVVNIVISLLFIIGGIGFTVIFDLWKKSEFKKLTLHTKIMVVGTIVINVVAVLLVFGFEYDNPQTLGDLSWSGKIQAAYFQGVVPRTAGFNTVDIGGLNESTLFFMILLMFIGAGSGSTGGGIKLTTFLAMVFSVLSFLRNKEDIVIFNRSIDDRTVVKSLAITIISLFVIFVAIFILDITEKDARFLAIVFEVVSAFGTSGLSMGLTSTLTMAGKFVIVLVMFVGKIGPLTLAFSLAKPNKSKIRFPKEDILTG; encoded by the coding sequence ATGAGGTTTCCTAAGAAAAAGGATATAATTGCTTTAAATCCACCTCAGATTCTTATTTTTGTTTTTTTAGCTTTTACTTTGCTAGGGACAATGCTTTTGAAGATGCCCTTAGCTACAACAGGAACCATAACATGGACGGATGCTCTGTTTACGTCGACTTCTGCGATGACGGTTACAGGTTTGGCTGTTATTGATACGGGTGGTTCATTTACTTTGTTTGGAGAAATTGTAATTTTATGCTTAATCCAAGTTGGTGGATTAGGAATCATGACGTTTGCTGTTTTAATTTTTATGACATTGGGAAGAAAAATTGGCTTTAAAGAGCGGCTGTTGATCCAACAGGCTCTCGGTCAAACATCCATTGGCGGAATTATAAAATTGGCAAAACAGTTGTTCTTATTTTCTATTACTCTGGAGACTATTGCGGCAGTTCTTCTAGCGATTAGATGGATTCCAGAAATGGGGTGGCAAAAAGGGGTCTATGCTGCTATATTTCACTCTATTTCCTCTTTTAATAATGCTGGATTTTCGATTTGGCCAGATAACTTATCTAGATATGTGGCAGATCCAGTCGTAAATATCGTTATTTCGCTTCTGTTTATTATAGGAGGAATAGGTTTTACTGTTATATTTGATCTTTGGAAAAAATCAGAGTTTAAAAAACTAACTCTTCATACTAAGATAATGGTAGTTGGAACAATTGTAATTAATGTTGTTGCTGTGCTGCTCGTATTTGGCTTTGAATACGATAACCCTCAAACATTAGGAGATCTATCTTGGTCTGGTAAGATTCAAGCTGCTTATTTTCAAGGAGTGGTTCCAAGAACGGCAGGCTTCAATACAGTTGATATTGGAGGACTAAATGAATCTACCTTGTTTTTTATGATTTTGCTTATGTTTATTGGAGCAGGAAGCGGGTCTACTGGAGGAGGGATTAAATTAACAACTTTCCTTGCAATGGTATTTTCTGTTCTATCGTTTTTAAGAAACAAAGAGGATATTGTCATCTTTAATCGATCAATAGATGATCGAACAGTTGTTAAATCTTTAGCCATTACTATTATTAGTCTGTTTGTAATTTTTGTTGCCATTTTTATTTTAGACATAACTGAGAAAGACGCAAGATTCCTTGCTATTGTATTTGAAGTAGTATCTGCTTTTGGAACATCAGGATTGTCGATGGGATTAACATCAACGTTAACGATGGCAGGGAAGTTTGTCATTGTCCTTGTTATGTTTGTTGGGAAAATTGGCCCTTTAACCTTGGCCTTCTCATTAGCAAAACCAAATAAATCAAAGATTCGTTTTCCGAAAGAGGATATTTTAACAGGATGA
- a CDS encoding DUF1634 domain-containing protein, which translates to MEAQKKEQTFEEELVIIEETIGKILRFGVLVSALIILVGIITYLITNNSGYKETFPTNFKDIFIGVAAFKPFAIIMLGLFCLILTPVLRVGISCYAFYKEKDWLYVGITAIVLIILFISFLIGYTS; encoded by the coding sequence ATGGAAGCACAAAAAAAAGAACAAACTTTTGAAGAAGAATTAGTCATTATTGAGGAAACAATCGGAAAAATACTTAGATTCGGGGTTCTTGTCTCTGCACTGATTATTTTAGTAGGCATTATTACTTATTTGATTACAAATAACTCTGGTTATAAGGAAACGTTCCCTACTAATTTTAAAGATATTTTTATTGGGGTTGCTGCCTTTAAACCATTTGCCATTATTATGCTAGGTCTCTTTTGTTTAATCCTAACCCCTGTATTAAGAGTTGGAATATCCTGTTATGCTTTCTATAAAGAAAAGGACTGGTTATATGTTGGAATAACAGCCATAGTATTAATAATATTATTTATCAGTTTCTTAATTGGTTATACTTCTTAA